The genome window GACGCCAGCTCAGTAAACAGATAGCCAAGTTTATATCcaagcattttaaattaaattatttcaatggAGAAATAGCATATCAtattatatatcatatatatcaTTTGATAAGGTAAGTGAAATCTAAAACATAACTCTGAAAAAATTTCTGCAGCATGGCAGCTATATCAAAAACGGTTGTATGATACTTTTtggtataagtataagtagggtataaaaatcaaaatccgGATCTAGAgggaaaattttttaacgatattaattagcttttaatgcagaacgaatttagaggccaaatcaagatcaaaatgagattccgcttaaaaattgGTCCatgtttgacaaagttatgaacgtTTGAAGTTGGTTGAACCTTTGACCaggcaactttacaagtcaaaatttttgtgcgatttgacatgattttttacagaaaaatgaaaggtctcaaaatcaaatttaaagttatgttttatactaattacaatataaggagtcgattaaaagtaaaaacttgagatttaaaattttcatttttcaaaattccaaaggggggacccttagcatcgaacccatgatctagaggaaaataattttttttacaaaattaattgaatttgaatgcagaacgaattaagaggccaaaccaagatcaaaatgagattccgcttaaaaattgGTCCATGTTTGACAAACTTATGAACGTTTGAAGTTGGttgaacctttgacctagcaactttacaagtcaaaatttttgccCGATaggacatgattttttacagaaaaatgaaagatcTCAGAATCTAATTtaatgtgttgttttatactaattacgctataaggagttgattaaaagtgaaaacttaagatttaaaattttcatttttcaaaattccaaaggggggacccttagcatcgaacccatgatctagaggaaaataattttttttacaaaattaattgaatttgaatgcagaacgaatttagaggccaaatcaagatcaaaatgagattccgcttaaaaattgGTCCatgtttgacaaagttatgaacgtTTGAAGTTGGTTGAACCTTTGACCaggcaactttacaagtcaaaatttttgtgcgatttgacatgattttttacagaaaaatgaaaggtctcaaaatcaaatttaaagttatgttttatactaattacaatataaggagtcgattaaaagtaaaaacttgagatttaaaattttcatttttcaaaattccaaaggggggacccttagcatcgaacccatgatctagaggaaaataattttttttacaaaattaattgaatttgaatgcagaacgaatttagaggccaaatcaagatcaaaatgagATTCCGCTTAAAATTGGTCCatgtttgacaaagttatgaacgtTTGAAGTTGGTTGAACCTTTGACCaggcaactttacaagtcaaaatttttgtgcgatttgacatgattttttacagaaaaatgaaaggtctcaaaatcaaatttaaagttatgttttatactaattacaatataaggagtcgattaaaagtaaaaacttgagatttaaaattttcatttttcaaaattccaaaggggggacccttagcatcgaacccatgatctagaggaaaataattttttttacaaaattaattaaatttgaatgcagaacgaatttagaggctaaaccaagatcaaaatgacattccgcttgaaaatcggtccaggtTCGACAAAGtaatgaaagtttgaagttggtccaacctttgacctagcagcTTTACAAGTCTAAATTTGTGtgcgatttgacatgattttttacagaaaaatgaaagatcTCAGAATCTAATTtaatgtgttgttttatactaattacgctataaggagttgattaaaagtgaaaacttaagatttaaaattttcaaatgccaaaattccaaaggggggaccctttggtATTAAAATCGAAACCCAGATCTAGAgggttttattattaaagtttgaAACTGTTGCGACTTTTTACTCaacaattttacaagtcaCAATGctgaaattaaagattttccCTAATAAGTTGTTACAACTGCTTTGgacttttgttttctttcttgtttaattgtttattacatattacataaaatgtacagtaaatattttaagatcgcataaaattaattcataataattaagtaaaaaaagtaGCAGAGTTAAGTCAGCAATTGAAGAGGttgcacacaaaaaaaaaataattatgaagaTTGTCGGCCAATCGGCGGCAGCTGGGCAGCTGCTCAATTGTCCCGGATGCCGGTGCCATAGTTGGCGCCTCCAGCGCGATTCAATGCCTCCCGGAACAGTTCAATGTCCAGTTCAGCCTCCACGCCCGCCTGCAGCTCCACGgcaaaattctataaatagaCGGAGAAAGGtagaaaatttatgaaataaatatgataaaataatttgaacaagATTGGATGACTATATCAATTAGCAGCCATAGGAATGATCacttaaaagttgattgttttttaaattattcatttcatggttaaacattttaaattatgaacaaGTTTTAAATAGACTGAATAAATTTGGATATAAtcgttaaatttttattgcagaTGCTTAAATCCAatcttttcaatataaatatttgttaaggCCATAGTGATCGGTAAGGGTATAAAATCTTTATGGGTCGTagaaaccttttttttttgatacttaACACTTACATTTAGCACATCCTTGATGAGCGCCTTGTCTGTCGACATTTTGGCACGCTGTATGACGCCCACTTCCTGTCCGATCCACGTGAGGAAAATGAACTTCTTGCGCTTGGATATCTCATCGCCCATTTGGATGCGGATGTAGCCGAAAGCGCGTTCCGAATCGCCAAACTGTTGGCGGAACTCCTCGAAACACTGGCCACGCCCATGGACAATTATCTGTGCGCCATCAAATTTGAAGACCGCCCACTCGGTGTCTGTGAGATCGGAGCGGACATCCTCGTAGGCCTCGCGTATGGCATCCTTATCCAATGATGTCGCCAGTGGCATCTATAACGGCACAGGATTATACTacatgtttatttgttgttttatatatgCACAATTAGTGGTGGCAGCAAATACGCTATTCCCAGTTCCCCCCAAAAGTTCATTTACTTTGTCTGTATTTACAAccactttgttttttatattttttgtgaatttcgTGATTATCGTGTGGGATTAAGGCTGATGTTTAATGTATGTGGCGCGTCGGCGCATTGAGGCAGCGCCAAGTGCTTTCAACTTGTCTTAAGCATGGCACGTATCCATCAGATACATTGCGCGTCTCGCCTCTCAGATACTTTCGTTTTCGTTTGCGTTTCGTTTCCGTGCCAAGAgccaaaacaataacaataaccataataataaaaataatagcaataaatttacaaatcaaTCACGCCaatgcattttacattttgcacAAAACTCTTCAATTTGTTCAGCTCAAGAGTGttgcataaattattcaacatatttgttgttgtttttaaaatttgttgttttcgatttccttgaaaattaaaatgcagtaAATGAAAACAAGCAATGCAACACTACAAGTGAGTATATATTTGTGCACGTAAGTGTATAAAGAAGCGCACAAAAACACAGTGCTGCTCACGTGTTTAGTGCAGAAAACTATCGCTTGTACTATCGGCCAGGGTGTAGATATTGATGAGACCTACGCAATAGCAATATATgtgaatacaatttttaacaatcaattattagttttaatacaaacatttttatttccaaaactttacgttttttttttcaatttaaacctTGAATCACAGTATAAAGCATGCGATAAGGTAAACGACCGTTATTCAGAATGTACTTGAATGTTTTCCGACACAAATTCCAATGAAAATTCATGACGCTTATGGAGAACAGTTTAAACTATAAGAGACTGAAGAGTTTTATGATTCAACAATGTGAAAACAAATCCAAAGCGAGTAATAAAAACTTcgtgattaaaaaaaaattgaagatcAAACATAACGAATATTGAGTAATAAGGGGAaaaccatatatatatatatatatttacactgacatataaaaaaagcataaagaaataaattgaatacagtTTAGAGTGCCAGCATCACaataatttatcaatataaTTTCGAGTTTGTAGGTTGAAATGAAGCCCACATAACGTCACGAGTGCTAAGAAAGACTTTCCTCCATAGATTTGTGTCTGCACATCGAAAGTATCTACGAAATGTATCTTTTGCTGAGTCGACTTCAATCAAGATTTATGCATTGTTTTGCTCcatttgaaacaatttaaGCCTCACAATTTTTCAATCAGCTGCCGACAGAAAAAatgaacaataacaaaaaaaaaaaaaaaaaaatgaggaaaaaaagaaacggaAAAACTGAAACGGTTTAAAGATAATTTTGTTGTCGCCCCACGAAACGAGGCGATGTTCGTGTTGAATGGAAACGATGATGATGGGGAGATGGATGatgatgtatgtgtgtattttatttgggtTTTGATCTGATTTTGGGAACTGGCAACTGGAAGAGAGATATGAGCATCCGAAAAACAAGAGCTAAAGATGAACGAAAAACTGTCTCCAGCTTTTTACtaagacacaaacacacacacacacacacaacataatGCGTTCATTGACCGATTTGATTGCTGTTGTTCGAGAGCTGTGAGAAAAATCAATTAGAAAAGTTGCGCACTGAAAAGCGAAACGATTAGAAAGATGAGAAATAAAAGAACGCCGAAAAGAAATGACTTTCACGACCGATGACAAAACTTCAGGTCGAACTCTAGCTGAATTAatttacccaaaaaaaaaactaaaaaatatgcaacaaatgATGCCAAACTGTGCCAAATAGAAAGAAAACGCAGAGAAAGAGatgcaaaaataagaaagaaataaaactaacTGTTTGCTCAATTTGGCATATACATAggagaaataaatttagaattatGACTCTGCTGATCGTATCATATCGTATTCTAAATTAGATATCATAATTTGGAGCGCAACAATTAACGGCATTTCTGATAAGGCCATTTCCCAGACTGGGCGTGTCGGATATAACCACAAATATAGTATAGAAAGTCGTATGATGTGTATTTTGatgtatgtttgttttacaaaCGGGGTGCGGGATTGGATTGGGTGTGACTTCGGGTCTCTGTGCGGGTGCAGCATTGACGCAAAATGTAATCTCAATTCCCTATTCTCCAGATAAGCCACAACaccaacgacgacgacgatgacgatgacaacgACATCGAAATTGATTTATAGTAGCTCCAACGACACTTGTTTGTTCTTCccacttcttcttctgctgctcGTTCTTCTTGGTAATTCGTGTTGAGCAATCTTTCAATCTTCAAGTAATTCTTCTAATTAATGTTCGTCTCTGTATGTAGTCTTAACTGAACTTTAATTCTGTATCCAGATGGAACGAAAGCAAAAGTGATCGATCGATAAGTCGACATGGGGTTACCATCACTTATTTGTAATAATAGTATAACATTTATTGATTACTTCTTTATCGAACACAGACACAgtcacaaacacaaacacactcaacCAG of Drosophila innubila isolate TH190305 chromosome X, UK_Dinn_1.0, whole genome shotgun sequence contains these proteins:
- the LOC117790359 gene encoding coactosin-like protein: MSDGIEVEQIVESKPRRMPLATSLDKDAIREAYEDVRSDLTDTEWAVFKFDGAQIIVHGRGQCFEEFRQQFGDSERAFGYIRIQMGDEISKRKKFIFLTWIGQEVGVIQRAKMSTDKALIKDVLNNFAVELQAGVEAELDIELFREALNRAGGANYGTGIRDN